A stretch of the Equus caballus isolate H_3958 breed thoroughbred chromosome X, TB-T2T, whole genome shotgun sequence genome encodes the following:
- the PLCXD1 gene encoding PI-PLC X domain-containing protein 1 isoform X3: MRLPPREAVPAPNRGAASVFGSASAARERRTRRELLRRDCCAVSRAGSSMGGQLSAPGGGGSLPRPVNADWMSALCPRLWDVPLHHLSIPAAPGHSRPDHLTTEGPSPRVGWRVRCRACGDAAEAGEPGWGPSSAFDAPRDPPCSPAGRRPLLPGGPAPFTSPSLPARPGLGRPSRAQVPPTRTTGHWGVARARSWAPAGVFMNKAQPASEQRRGRRPHDQTERCRPRVGIQKTLFVAESTRQNRKWKHPPFTETVKCEMHEASGTICRLQMKENGASGRESGRGCDGTNERCTSRSTEWPLPARPPGRRRCRRQSV; encoded by the exons ATGCGGCTGCCCCCGCGGGAGGCCGTCCCCGCCCCCAATCGCGGCGCCGCCAGTGTTTTCGGAAGCGCGAGCGCCGCCCGGGAGCGGAGGACGAGGCGGGAGCTGCTGCGGAGAGACTGCTGCGCG GTCAGTCGTGCGGGCTCCTCGATGGGCGGGCAGCTGAGCGCACCTGGCGGCGGCGGGAGCCTGCCACGCCCCGTGAACGCGGACTGGATGTCGGCGCTGTGCCCGCGGCTCTGGGACGTGCCCCTGCACCACCTCTCCATCCCGG CTGCCCCCGGACACTCCCGCCCCGATCACCTCACCACCGAAGGCCCGAGTCCCCGTGTGGGGTGGAGGGTCAGGTGCCGGGCGTGCGGGGACGCGGCGGAGGCAGGCGAGCCCGGCTGGGGTCCCAGCTCAGCATTCGATGCGCCTCGGGACCCTCCTTGCAGCCCTGCCGGCCGGCGGCCACTTCTTCCTGGGGGTCCGGCTCCCTTCACCTCGCCGTCTCTGCCTGCCAGGCCCGGGCTGGGGCGTCCTTCCCGGGCCCAGGTCCCTCCCACCAGGACCACCGGCCACTGGGGCGTCGCGAGGGCACGGAGTTGGGCGCCCGCGGGCGTGTTCATGAACAAGGCCCAGCCGGCGTCAGAGCAGAGACGAGGCCGCCGACCGCACGACCAGACTGAGAGGTGTCGTCCACGCGTGGGAATCCAGAAGACGCTGTTCGTGGCCGAGTCGACCCGTCAGAACAGGAAATGGAAACACCCGCCGTTTACAGAAACAGTAAAATGTGAAATGCATGAGGCAAGTGGGACGATTTGCCGGCTGCAGATGAAGGAAAACGGAGCCTCCGGTCGGGAGTCGGGACGAGGATGCGACGGAACGAACGAGAGATGCACCTCCAGGTCGACAGAATGGCCCCTTCCCGCCCGTCCGCCGGGACGAAGGCGGTGCCGGCGTCAGAGCGTCTGA